One Saccharopolyspora erythraea NRRL 2338 genomic region harbors:
- a CDS encoding thioesterase family protein, translating to MDRVVTPYEGSGHRPWNPDAEIPAPLRLHRTPVSPRWVDYNGHLSESCYLLVFGDNADAFFRYVGIDERYRAAGRSLYTVQTHLHNRREVTEGEPLALTLRVLDHDAKRVHVFHEMHHEGTGVLLATAEQMLVHVDTHRGRACEMPEDLRERLAAVHRAHAVLPVPDVVGRPMGIKREE from the coding sequence ATGGACCGAGTGGTCACTCCGTACGAAGGCAGCGGGCACCGCCCGTGGAACCCCGACGCCGAGATCCCCGCGCCGCTGCGGCTGCACCGCACACCGGTGAGCCCGCGGTGGGTCGACTACAACGGGCACCTGAGCGAGTCCTGCTACCTGCTGGTCTTCGGCGACAACGCCGACGCGTTCTTCCGCTACGTCGGGATCGACGAGCGGTACCGGGCCGCGGGCCGGTCGCTGTACACGGTGCAGACCCACCTGCACAACCGCCGCGAGGTCACCGAAGGCGAGCCGCTGGCGCTGACCCTGCGGGTGCTCGACCACGACGCGAAGCGGGTGCACGTCTTCCACGAGATGCACCACGAGGGCACCGGCGTCCTGCTGGCGACCGCCGAGCAGATGCTCGTGCACGTCGACACGCACCGGGGCCGTGCCTGCGAGATGCCCGAGGACCTGCGGGAACGTCTGGCCGCCGTGCACCGCGCGCACGCCGTTCTCCCCGTGCCCGACGTCGTGGGCCGCCCGATGGGGATCAAGCGAGAGGAGTGA
- a CDS encoding tetratricopeptide repeat protein — MTTAGDGPGASHVHQEVRVESGFGYGVIGADLHVFADRGPVYVLEEYRQAQPPDPEWLAELPSRMLNARYAVVDFTGRQDQLALLRQWRDTGPRLAARWLHAPGGQGKTRLAAQFAQDSLAAGWKVVTATHGPGSVLPPPGSQDLRLTGERGLLLIIDYADRWPLSHLTWLLSNAILHQSAVPARVLMLARGADTWPAVRAALANHQAGTSSQHLPSLPDDTGQRTEMFNAARDSFATRYSLGSAADVQPPARLDDPDFGLTLALHIAALVAVDAHATGRRPPGDMANLTIYLLDREHLHWARLHTSGEHDTGDTYATPPTLMNRTVFTAALTGPLARSPATAVLGALRLPLEPERVLTDHSLCYPPADPAGTSVLEPLYPDRLAEDFIALTLPGHTSDYPAQSWAAPTTSTLLAPDGGDATGNGERTAPSWTPRTVTFLAAAAERWPHVGADHLYPLLHARPELAVAAGGAALTSLAGLQDIDPELLESIASHFPEDRHVDLDAGIAAVTVRLAPHRLVHKPGWSTQVAIHHDVGLRLHYAGREPQALQAAEQAVAAARRLVEEAADTRARTMERLRRAASDPAFARAAAASGPAAEEKPAQLGAEEKAAQLGAAAERMLAGALRSLGRRLSAVGRKDEALAASQEAVTIMRRLVQDFPTVYDDEFGAALYSLGGDLASMGRPGDASAAAQEAIQTYRRLAADDPATYEPDLAIFLVGCGTGLFDQGRLPEALAMTEEGVAIMRRHAQADPATREPSFAELLSTLSLRLSNSNRPAEATATAQEAVAVYRRLAEINPAAHEPELAEALRCLGLCLLKAGRSESLDASGEAVGIQRRLARDIPAAYEPRLAEALLIHSWCLYATGRHAEALAATREQVEVYRRLSRGNPGTYEHRFAVAQLSFAGLCAGTKSEMDDGLRAINEVIATYRREGHALAMFAFGLRSAGDEFVKVLDELGREHDAAELRQALSSVPEVTPPAT, encoded by the coding sequence ATGACCACCGCGGGCGACGGGCCCGGGGCCTCGCACGTGCACCAGGAAGTGCGCGTCGAGAGCGGCTTCGGCTACGGGGTGATCGGGGCCGACCTGCACGTGTTCGCCGACCGGGGCCCGGTCTACGTTCTGGAGGAGTACCGGCAGGCGCAGCCGCCCGACCCGGAGTGGCTGGCCGAGCTGCCGAGCCGGATGCTCAACGCCCGCTACGCCGTCGTCGACTTCACCGGCCGCCAGGACCAGCTCGCCCTCCTGCGCCAGTGGCGCGACACCGGTCCGAGGCTGGCCGCGCGCTGGCTGCACGCGCCCGGCGGACAGGGCAAGACCCGATTGGCCGCGCAGTTCGCCCAGGACTCGCTCGCCGCGGGCTGGAAGGTCGTCACCGCGACGCACGGACCGGGCAGCGTCCTGCCCCCGCCCGGCAGCCAGGACCTGCGCCTGACCGGCGAACGCGGTCTGCTGCTGATCATCGACTACGCCGACCGGTGGCCGCTGAGCCATCTGACCTGGCTGCTCAGCAACGCCATCCTGCACCAGAGCGCGGTCCCGGCGCGGGTGCTGATGCTCGCCCGCGGCGCCGACACCTGGCCCGCGGTGCGCGCGGCGCTGGCCAACCACCAGGCCGGCACCTCCTCCCAGCACCTGCCCTCTCTGCCCGACGACACCGGCCAGCGCACCGAGATGTTCAACGCGGCCCGCGACAGCTTCGCCACCCGCTACTCCCTCGGATCCGCCGCCGATGTCCAGCCGCCGGCCCGGCTCGACGACCCCGACTTCGGGCTGACCCTCGCGCTGCACATCGCCGCGCTGGTCGCCGTCGACGCCCACGCCACCGGACGCCGCCCACCCGGCGACATGGCGAACCTGACCATCTACCTGCTCGACCGCGAACACCTGCACTGGGCGCGCCTGCACACCAGCGGCGAGCACGACACCGGCGACACCTACGCGACTCCGCCGACGTTGATGAACCGGACCGTGTTCACCGCGGCGCTGACCGGTCCGCTGGCCCGTTCCCCCGCCACCGCGGTCCTCGGGGCACTGCGCTTACCGCTGGAACCCGAGCGGGTCCTCACCGACCACAGCCTGTGCTACCCGCCCGCGGATCCCGCCGGAACCTCGGTGCTGGAACCGCTCTACCCCGACCGGCTCGCCGAGGACTTCATCGCCCTGACCCTGCCAGGTCACACCTCCGACTACCCCGCCCAATCCTGGGCCGCACCAACGACTTCGACCCTGCTGGCCCCAGACGGCGGCGATGCCACCGGGAACGGCGAGCGGACGGCGCCTTCCTGGACGCCCCGCACCGTCACCTTCCTCGCCGCCGCCGCGGAACGCTGGCCCCACGTCGGCGCGGACCACCTCTACCCGCTGCTGCACGCCCGCCCCGAACTCGCCGTCGCCGCCGGCGGCGCCGCACTCACCTCCCTGGCCGGGCTCCAGGACATCGACCCAGAACTGCTGGAATCCATCGCGTCGCACTTCCCGGAAGACCGCCACGTCGACCTCGACGCCGGCATCGCCGCCGTCACCGTCCGCCTCGCACCGCATCGCCTGGTGCACAAGCCCGGCTGGTCAACGCAGGTGGCGATCCACCACGACGTCGGTCTCCGGCTGCACTACGCCGGCCGGGAGCCGCAGGCGCTCCAAGCAGCCGAGCAGGCCGTGGCGGCAGCGCGGCGGCTGGTGGAGGAAGCGGCCGACACCCGTGCGCGCACGATGGAACGTCTGAGGCGCGCCGCGAGCGATCCCGCCTTCGCCAGAGCGGCAGCGGCGTCCGGCCCGGCGGCCGAGGAGAAGCCGGCTCAGCTGGGGGCCGAGGAGAAGGCGGCCCAGTTGGGGGCCGCCGCGGAACGCATGCTCGCAGGGGCGTTGCGGAGTCTCGGGCGACGCCTGTCGGCGGTGGGCCGCAAGGACGAAGCGCTCGCGGCGAGCCAGGAAGCCGTCACCATCATGCGCCGTCTCGTCCAGGACTTCCCCACCGTCTACGACGACGAGTTCGGTGCCGCGCTGTACTCCCTGGGTGGTGACCTGGCGAGCATGGGTCGCCCCGGCGATGCCTCCGCGGCGGCGCAGGAGGCCATCCAGACGTACCGGCGGCTGGCCGCCGACGACCCGGCCACCTACGAACCCGACCTCGCGATCTTCCTGGTGGGCTGCGGAACCGGCCTGTTCGACCAGGGACGGCTGCCCGAGGCGCTGGCCATGACCGAGGAGGGCGTGGCCATCATGCGGCGGCACGCCCAGGCCGATCCCGCCACCCGCGAGCCCAGCTTCGCCGAGCTGCTGTCCACGCTCAGCCTCCGGCTGTCCAACTCCAACCGGCCCGCCGAGGCGACGGCCACCGCGCAGGAAGCGGTCGCGGTGTACCGGCGGCTGGCCGAGATCAACCCGGCCGCCCACGAGCCGGAGCTCGCCGAGGCGCTGCGATGCCTGGGGCTGTGCCTGCTGAAGGCGGGCCGGTCCGAGTCGCTGGACGCGTCCGGGGAAGCGGTCGGCATCCAGCGGCGGCTGGCCCGGGACATCCCCGCCGCATACGAGCCGCGCCTCGCCGAAGCGCTGCTCATCCACAGCTGGTGCCTTTACGCGACCGGGCGGCACGCCGAGGCCCTGGCAGCCACGCGCGAACAGGTCGAGGTGTACCGGCGCCTGAGCCGGGGCAACCCGGGCACCTACGAGCACCGCTTCGCGGTGGCCCAGCTGTCCTTCGCGGGACTGTGCGCCGGGACGAAGAGCGAGATGGACGACGGGCTGCGCGCGATCAACGAAGTGATCGCCACCTACCGCCGCGAAGGGCACGCGCTGGCCATGTTCGCGTTCGGTCTGCGGTCCGCCGGTGACGAGTTCGTCAAAGTGCTGGACGAACTCGGCCGCGAGCACGACGCGGCCGAACTCCGACAAGCGCTCAGCAGCGTCCCCGAAGTCACACCGCCGGCGACCTGA
- a CDS encoding alpha/beta fold hydrolase — MVFEGIEEFDLPTSSGGSVHGRRGGRGPPVLLLHGIPETHLMWHRVAPALAERFTVVATDLRGYGDSGTPADAPDHAPHSMRAIAAEQAEVMAALGHDEFAVAGHDRGGRCGYRMALDSPDVVTALAVLDIVPTGEAFDRAGMDFALGYWVWSFLAAPAPVPERLIAADPAVLVEHMLDSWSDVAGALPAAVRAEYVEKFRDPATVHAVCEEYRAAASLDHQHDLADRGRKRIRCPVLALWSATGAVARWYEPLRIWRQWAEEVSGTAVRAGHFLPEEAPEETTRLLLDFLAPPHRRR, encoded by the coding sequence GTGGTGTTCGAAGGCATCGAGGAGTTCGACCTGCCCACCTCCTCGGGCGGGTCGGTGCACGGACGCCGTGGTGGCCGCGGCCCGCCGGTCCTGCTGCTGCACGGCATCCCCGAGACGCACCTGATGTGGCACCGGGTCGCCCCGGCACTCGCCGAGCGCTTCACCGTGGTGGCCACCGACCTTCGCGGGTACGGCGACAGCGGCACCCCCGCCGACGCCCCCGACCACGCCCCGCACAGCATGCGGGCCATCGCCGCCGAGCAGGCCGAGGTGATGGCCGCCCTCGGCCACGACGAGTTCGCCGTAGCCGGCCACGACCGCGGCGGACGGTGCGGCTACCGGATGGCCCTGGACTCCCCGGACGTGGTCACCGCCCTCGCGGTCCTGGACATCGTGCCCACCGGCGAGGCGTTCGACCGCGCCGGCATGGACTTCGCCCTCGGGTACTGGGTCTGGTCGTTCCTGGCCGCACCGGCTCCGGTCCCCGAGCGGCTGATCGCGGCCGACCCCGCGGTGCTGGTGGAGCACATGCTGGACTCGTGGTCCGACGTCGCCGGCGCGTTGCCGGCGGCGGTGCGCGCCGAGTACGTCGAGAAGTTCCGGGACCCGGCCACGGTGCACGCGGTGTGCGAGGAGTACCGCGCCGCCGCCTCCCTGGACCACCAGCACGACCTGGCCGATCGGGGACGCAAGCGCATCCGCTGCCCGGTCCTCGCGCTGTGGAGCGCGACCGGGGCCGTCGCCCGCTGGTACGAGCCGCTGCGGATCTGGCGGCAGTGGGCCGAGGAGGTCAGCGGGACGGCGGTGCGCGCCGGGCACTTCCTGCCCGAGGAGGCCCCGGAAGAAACCACGCGCCTCCTCCTGGACTTCCTCGCTCCCCCGCACCGCCGGCGATGA
- a CDS encoding zinc-binding dehydrogenase, producing the protein MNAMVARLALDALALRSGDTVAVTGAAGAFGGYVIQFAKAVGLRVIADAQPADAELVRELGAGHVVERGDEVAARIRELAPERVPGLADGAVL; encoded by the coding sequence ATGAACGCCATGGTCGCTCGCCTCGCCCTCGACGCGCTCGCGCTGCGGTCCGGTGACACGGTGGCCGTGACGGGCGCGGCTGGTGCCTTCGGCGGATACGTCATCCAGTTCGCCAAGGCCGTCGGGCTGCGCGTGATCGCCGACGCCCAACCCGCCGATGCCGAGCTGGTGCGCGAGCTCGGCGCCGGCCACGTCGTCGAACGCGGTGACGAAGTGGCCGCGCGCATCCGCGAGCTGGCACCGGAGCGCGTGCCCGGCCTGGCCGACGGTGCGGTCCTGTGA
- a CDS encoding IclR family transcriptional regulator, which yields MRTNAAETRNDQDPSRSPTGRVQSLDRAAALLNAISAGAPEGRSAAELAVECGLNRATAWRLLATLEHHSMVERDPATNRYSIGFAIARMATSAGVEGLVRRSHGILERLCGQTGETANLAVPQRLGLTYVDEVIPPVVLSARWLGRQVPIHATSAGKALLAWLPEEEVEAMLAQPLPEYTGTTRTDRAALRAELAEVRANGYAISVGELEPHLYGVAAPVLDDHRRPFAIVSIWGPQDRVPRPRFPELGELAQRAASEIAAAMSTA from the coding sequence ATGCGCACCAACGCGGCCGAAACCCGGAACGACCAGGACCCGTCCCGCTCGCCGACCGGCCGCGTGCAGTCGCTGGACCGGGCCGCGGCGCTGCTCAACGCCATCTCGGCGGGCGCGCCGGAGGGCCGCTCGGCGGCGGAGCTGGCGGTGGAGTGCGGGCTCAACCGGGCCACCGCGTGGCGGCTGCTGGCGACCCTCGAACACCACTCGATGGTCGAGCGCGACCCGGCGACCAACCGCTACTCGATCGGCTTCGCGATCGCCAGGATGGCCACCTCAGCGGGCGTCGAGGGCCTGGTGCGGCGCTCCCACGGCATCCTGGAGCGGTTGTGCGGGCAGACCGGCGAGACCGCGAACCTCGCGGTGCCGCAACGACTCGGACTGACCTATGTGGACGAGGTGATCCCGCCCGTCGTGCTCAGCGCCCGGTGGCTGGGCAGGCAGGTCCCGATCCACGCGACCTCGGCGGGCAAGGCCCTGCTGGCCTGGCTGCCGGAGGAGGAGGTCGAGGCGATGCTGGCCCAGCCGCTGCCGGAGTACACCGGGACCACCCGCACCGACCGGGCCGCGCTGCGGGCCGAGCTCGCCGAGGTCCGCGCGAACGGCTACGCCATCAGCGTCGGCGAGCTCGAACCGCACCTCTACGGCGTCGCCGCGCCGGTGCTCGACGACCACCGGCGCCCGTTCGCCATCGTCAGCATCTGGGGCCCGCAGGACCGCGTGCCGCGGCCCCGGTTCCCCGAGCTCGGCGAGCTCGCGCAGCGAGCGGCGTCCGAGATCGCCGCGGCCATGTCGACCGCCTGA
- a CDS encoding cytochrome P450, translated as MTSTLDESTPDYPMPRARGCPFDPPPALRDLQRETPMARVRLWDGSTPWLVTRYADQRAVLRDSHVSADMNHPTYPRQAPGGGTLSFIGMDDPEHARLRRMVGSAFAVKNVERMRPWVQRIVDEAVDELLAGPRPADLVEEFALPVPSLVICGLLDVPYADHAFFQSNSKTMINRDSTPEQRSQASGRLAEYLSDLLSSKMDTRGDDLRSRLCGRIEAGDLTLRQATEMAVLLLIAGHETTANMIALSTLLLLRHPDQLALLRESDDPDVARRAVEEMLRYLNITHGGRRRVALEDVEVAGQRVRAGEGLVLPNEIANRDPDAFPDPDRLDITREARHHVAFGFGVHQCLGQPLARLELEIVYRTLYRRAPRLALAAGIEDIPFKHDGFVYGVYELPVTW; from the coding sequence ATGACGAGCACGTTGGACGAGAGCACGCCCGACTACCCGATGCCGCGGGCGCGGGGTTGCCCCTTCGACCCGCCGCCCGCGCTGCGCGACCTCCAGCGGGAGACGCCGATGGCGCGCGTGCGGTTGTGGGACGGCAGCACGCCGTGGCTGGTCACCCGCTACGCCGACCAGCGGGCCGTACTCCGGGACAGCCACGTCAGCGCGGACATGAACCACCCCACATACCCGCGCCAGGCGCCGGGCGGCGGCACCCTGAGCTTCATCGGCATGGACGACCCCGAGCACGCCCGGCTGCGGCGGATGGTCGGTTCCGCCTTCGCGGTGAAGAACGTCGAGCGGATGCGGCCCTGGGTGCAGCGGATCGTCGACGAGGCGGTGGACGAGCTGCTGGCGGGGCCCAGGCCCGCGGACCTGGTCGAGGAATTCGCGCTGCCGGTGCCGTCCCTGGTGATCTGCGGGCTGCTCGACGTGCCCTACGCCGACCACGCCTTCTTCCAGTCCAACAGCAAGACCATGATCAACCGCGACTCCACTCCGGAACAGCGGTCACAGGCCTCCGGCCGGCTGGCCGAGTACCTGAGCGACCTCTTGTCGTCCAAAATGGACACGCGTGGCGACGACCTGCGCTCCCGGCTCTGCGGCAGGATCGAAGCGGGTGACCTGACGCTGCGGCAGGCCACCGAGATGGCGGTGCTGCTGCTGATCGCCGGGCACGAGACCACCGCCAACATGATCGCGCTGAGCACGCTCCTGCTGCTGCGCCACCCCGACCAGCTCGCCCTGCTGCGGGAGTCCGACGATCCGGATGTGGCTCGCCGGGCCGTCGAGGAGATGCTGCGCTACCTCAACATCACCCACGGCGGGCGCCGCCGCGTCGCCCTGGAGGACGTCGAGGTCGCCGGGCAGCGGGTGCGCGCAGGTGAGGGGCTGGTGCTGCCCAACGAGATCGCCAACCGCGACCCCGACGCCTTCCCCGACCCCGACCGGCTCGACATCACCCGCGAGGCGCGCCACCACGTCGCGTTCGGCTTCGGCGTGCACCAGTGCCTCGGACAGCCCCTCGCGCGGCTGGAGCTGGAGATCGTCTACCGCACCCTCTACCGCAGGGCCCCAAGGCTCGCGCTGGCGGCCGGCATCGAGGACATCCCGTTCAAGCACGACGGGTTCGTCTACGGCGTCTACGAACTGCCGGTCACCTGGTAG
- a CDS encoding bifunctional diguanylate cyclase/phosphodiesterase translates to MTEREHRVRRIRRALPSSDHPGMLSHTGMLSHADKLAWLVEAERMARMGSFAFDVARGVGYGSPLLMEWFAQGQDEIVVDDLHQLLNALHPDDRAAAEKCYTEVVADPGGLTRSVQIRDQSGEHIYLCNVRAEHGPDGRLARLLGTVQDVTEQRTLEWKLRDEQQRVVDAQQLARLGTWEWDPGSGRTRFSDLLYELTGRNRAETTTYHGYLERVPADERRRVHRIWQGLRRDRQPVEFEHRYVRLDGSVRVWRMHGAERHDIAGRPRLLGTVQDVTEEHAAQSRLRRFIDLCELAPVGVGLFDQEERLVHANPALCRLLGHSPEQLRGMTTEAISEPGEQNRWSLPDAARGSGTAPAPRRWLRRRDGDSVYCELHSTESVQDDGTRFWLVVFQDVTEPFRTAEILRHQATHDELTGLPNHTAVKAALGDLLASAGADRVAVFLCDIDNFKRINNSLGHDAGDELLVALARRLESRLPRECTPARLSGDDFLVVCSDIDAAGGVESLARTMSGLLSTAVPVHGQLIKVSVSIGAAMRHDPLTTGGDLLRFADAALSEAKRQGSGRLSLAGPALRDAANQQVHLEGELRKALQDGELEMHYQPVVSDDGTIVTVESLLRWPHPERGMLRPGAFMPIAEQGGMLRDLDLWVLRTCLREAADWPLARGAPVRIAVNLSALVPGDPGFVDTVREAITDSGIAPSRVILELVETALVDLPDRSRQAMDELTRYGVRFSVDDFGTGYSSLARLKDLPAHTIKLDRRFVSGVVTDPADLAVAKAVADIAHAMRRRCVAEGVETATQFHVLRGIGVNGYQGWLFSYPLPARELLPLLRKGHLPVPTA, encoded by the coding sequence ATGACAGAGCGGGAGCACCGGGTTAGGCGTATCCGGCGGGCACTGCCCAGCAGCGACCACCCCGGCATGCTCAGCCACACCGGCATGCTCAGCCACGCCGACAAGCTGGCCTGGCTGGTCGAGGCCGAGCGCATGGCACGGATGGGCAGCTTCGCGTTCGACGTGGCCCGCGGCGTCGGATACGGCAGCCCGCTACTCATGGAGTGGTTCGCACAAGGGCAGGACGAGATCGTCGTCGACGACCTGCACCAGCTGCTCAACGCGCTGCACCCGGACGACCGGGCCGCCGCGGAGAAGTGCTACACCGAGGTCGTGGCCGACCCGGGCGGCCTGACGCGGAGCGTGCAGATCCGCGACCAGAGCGGCGAGCACATCTACCTCTGCAACGTGCGCGCCGAGCACGGCCCCGACGGCCGGCTCGCCCGCCTGCTGGGCACGGTCCAGGACGTCACCGAGCAGCGGACGCTGGAGTGGAAGCTGCGCGACGAGCAGCAGCGGGTGGTCGACGCCCAGCAGCTCGCCCGGCTGGGAACCTGGGAGTGGGACCCGGGCTCGGGGCGGACCAGGTTCTCGGACCTGCTCTACGAGCTCACCGGCAGGAACCGCGCGGAGACCACGACCTACCACGGGTACCTGGAACGGGTTCCGGCCGACGAACGGCGGCGGGTGCACCGGATCTGGCAGGGGCTGCGCAGGGACCGGCAGCCGGTCGAGTTCGAGCACCGCTACGTCCGCCTGGACGGGTCGGTCCGCGTGTGGCGGATGCACGGCGCCGAAAGGCACGACATCGCCGGCAGGCCGCGCCTGCTCGGGACCGTGCAGGACGTCACCGAGGAGCACGCCGCGCAGTCGCGGCTGCGGCGGTTCATCGACCTGTGCGAGCTCGCCCCGGTCGGCGTCGGCCTGTTCGACCAGGAGGAGCGGCTCGTGCACGCCAACCCCGCGCTGTGCCGGCTCCTCGGCCACTCCCCCGAGCAGCTGCGCGGCATGACCACCGAGGCCATCAGCGAGCCCGGCGAGCAGAACCGCTGGTCCCTCCCCGACGCCGCACGGGGGTCCGGCACCGCCCCGGCGCCGCGGCGGTGGCTGCGCCGCCGCGACGGCGACTCGGTGTACTGCGAACTGCACAGCACCGAGTCGGTGCAGGACGACGGGACCCGGTTCTGGCTGGTGGTCTTCCAGGACGTCACCGAGCCGTTCCGGACCGCGGAGATCCTGCGGCACCAGGCGACCCACGACGAGCTGACCGGCCTGCCCAACCACACCGCGGTGAAGGCCGCGCTGGGCGACCTGCTCGCCTCGGCCGGCGCGGACCGGGTGGCGGTGTTCCTCTGCGACATCGACAACTTCAAGCGGATCAACAACTCCCTGGGCCACGACGCCGGCGACGAGCTGCTGGTCGCGCTCGCGCGCAGGCTCGAGAGCCGGTTGCCGCGGGAGTGCACGCCCGCCCGCCTCTCCGGTGACGACTTCCTGGTCGTCTGCTCCGACATCGACGCCGCCGGCGGCGTGGAGAGCCTGGCCAGGACCATGTCCGGGCTGCTGAGCACCGCGGTTCCGGTGCACGGGCAGCTGATCAAGGTGTCGGTGTCGATCGGTGCCGCGATGCGCCACGACCCGCTCACCACCGGCGGCGACCTCCTGCGCTTCGCCGACGCCGCGCTGAGCGAGGCCAAGCGGCAGGGCTCCGGCAGGCTCTCGCTGGCCGGGCCCGCGCTGCGGGACGCCGCGAACCAGCAGGTGCACCTGGAAGGAGAGCTGCGCAAGGCCCTGCAGGACGGCGAGCTGGAGATGCACTACCAGCCCGTGGTCTCCGACGACGGCACGATCGTCACGGTCGAGTCGCTGCTGCGGTGGCCCCACCCCGAGCGCGGGATGCTCCGCCCCGGCGCGTTCATGCCGATCGCCGAGCAGGGCGGCATGCTGCGCGACCTCGACCTCTGGGTGCTGCGGACCTGCCTGCGCGAAGCCGCGGACTGGCCCCTCGCGCGCGGCGCCCCGGTGCGGATCGCGGTGAACCTCTCGGCGCTGGTTCCCGGCGACCCCGGCTTCGTCGACACCGTCCGGGAGGCGATCACCGACAGCGGCATCGCCCCGAGCCGGGTGATCCTCGAACTGGTCGAGACCGCGCTGGTGGACCTGCCGGATCGCTCCCGGCAGGCCATGGACGAGCTCACCCGCTACGGGGTCCGGTTCTCCGTGGACGACTTCGGCACCGGCTACTCGTCGCTGGCCCGCCTCAAGGACCTCCCGGCCCACACGATCAAGCTCGACCGCCGGTTCGTCTCCGGAGTCGTCACCGACCCGGCCGACCTGGCGGTCGCCAAGGCGGTAGCCGACATCGCCCACGCCATGCGCCGCCGGTGCGTCGCCGAAGGCGTGGAAACCGCGACCCAGTTCCACGTGCTGCGCGGCATCGGGGTGAACGGCTACCAGGGCTGGCTGTTCTCCTATCCCCTCCCGGCACGCGAACTGCTCCCGCTGCTGCGCAAAGGCCACCTGCCCGTGCCGACCGCGTGA
- a CDS encoding IS5 family transposase (programmed frameshift), with product MVSDVERWCPEPLWLLARPLLPDAPQRHQGGGRRRLDDRAVLAAILYVLQTGCAWSALPTSFAVSAPTAHRRFTEWVQAEVFSQLHQALLDLLGTAGAIDWSRASVDSMHVRAVKGGNLTGPSPVDRGKPGSKIHAMSERGGIPLAVVVSAANRNDHRELEAVVDSVAPVKVPTGRPRRRPHKLHGDKGYDFPVCRNALRRRGIIARIARRGIESAKRLGRHRYVIERTLEWVSRFRRLARRYERKAAHYAAFVQLACAAICYRRAVKLDLLIHNNPK from the exons ATTGTGAGTGATGTGGAGAGGTGGTGCCCGGAGCCGTTGTGGCTGCTGGCGCGTCCGTTGTTGCCTGATGCGCCGCAACGCCACCAAGGCGGGGGTCGGCGTCGGCTGGACGACCGCGCGGTGCTGGCTGCGATCCTGTACGTGCTGCAGACCGGGTGTGCCTGGTCGGCGCTGCCCACCTCGTTCGCGGTCAGCGCTCCCACCGCCCACCGCCGGTTCACCGAATGGGTCCAAGCGGAGGTGTTCAGCCAGCTGCACCAGGCGCTGCTGGACCTGTTGGGCACCGCCGGGGCGATCGACTGGTCGCGCGCGTCGGTCGACAGCATGCACGTCCGCGCGGTCAAAGGGGGGA ACCTGACCGGCCCCAGCCCGGTAGATCGAGGCAAGCCTGGCTCCAAGATCCACGCGATGAGCGAACGCGGCGGCATTCCACTGGCCGTGGTCGTCTCGGCGGCCAACCGCAACGACCACCGGGAGTTGGAGGCCGTAGTCGATTCCGTCGCGCCGGTCAAGGTGCCTACGGGGCGGCCCCGGCGTCGGCCGCACAAACTGCACGGCGACAAGGGCTATGACTTCCCGGTTTGCCGGAACGCGTTGCGTCGACGGGGCATCATCGCCCGGATCGCCCGCCGGGGCATCGAGTCGGCCAAGCGACTGGGACGCCACCGCTACGTCATCGAACGCACCCTGGAGTGGGTTTCCCGATTCCGTCGGCTGGCGCGCCGCTACGAGCGCAAAGCAGCTCACTACGCGGCATTCGTCCAACTGGCGTGCGCGGCGATCTGCTACCGCCGAGCTGTCAAGCTGGACCTGTTGATCCATAACAACCCCAAATGA